From Luteococcus japonicus, one genomic window encodes:
- a CDS encoding SH3 domain-containing protein encodes MQLRSSLASLTLMAVAAAPAVLGTPQAQAAPVASIAATKAPAAKVAVYKATGPVYVRTGASTKTRPLGVLKKGQAVQTAGSARGKWQPVKYKGRTGYVSLRYLSAAGKSTITKMVTVKTKTARRASVTSSVRASQVSMPRGVNGNAQRVAYAARSNFPQISSMGGYRAEYGSDHGTGRAVDVMIPNYRSNMALGQQIANYMRANAKSLGITYVIYNQKIWSVQRSGEGWRQMGNRGSDNANHKNHVHVSVR; translated from the coding sequence ATGCAGCTGCGCAGCTCGCTCGCCTCGCTCACCCTGATGGCCGTCGCCGCCGCCCCCGCAGTGCTGGGCACGCCGCAGGCCCAGGCCGCCCCCGTGGCCTCCATCGCCGCCACCAAGGCTCCGGCCGCGAAGGTCGCGGTCTACAAGGCCACCGGTCCGGTCTACGTCCGAACCGGCGCCAGCACCAAGACCCGTCCGCTCGGCGTGCTCAAGAAGGGTCAGGCCGTTCAGACCGCCGGCTCCGCCCGGGGCAAGTGGCAGCCGGTCAAGTACAAGGGCCGCACGGGCTATGTCTCCTTGCGCTACCTCTCGGCCGCCGGAAAGTCCACGATCACCAAGATGGTGACCGTCAAGACCAAGACCGCCAGGCGTGCCTCGGTCACCAGCAGCGTGCGCGCCAGCCAGGTGTCCATGCCCCGCGGCGTGAACGGCAATGCCCAGCGCGTGGCCTACGCGGCCCGCAGCAACTTCCCGCAGATCTCTTCCATGGGCGGCTACCGTGCCGAGTACGGCAGCGACCACGGCACCGGCCGCGCGGTCGACGTGATGATTCCCAACTACCGCAGCAACATGGCGCTGGGACAGCAGATCGCGAACTACATGCGCGCCAATGCCAAGAGCCTGGGCATCACCTATGTGATCTACAACCAGAAGATCTGGTCCGTCCAGCGCTCCGGTGAGGGCTGGCGCCAGATGGGCAACCGCGGAAGCGACAACGCCAACCACAAGAACCACGTGCACGTCAGCGTCCGCTGA
- a CDS encoding tyrosine-type recombinase/integrase, with the protein MTFSTKGDAQAWLATQSAAVTEHRWRPDPVEQTQETLATYAPQWLAMRDLKPRTRSEYRRNMKSFTEHPIGSVPLPSITRRSVREWYASLDPSKPTARAHRYALLSTILTTAVEDELITVNPARLRGAGRAKATVAIRPATVDELQRIADAMPARYRAMVHVAAWCALRFGELTELRREDVDLAQGVIRVRRAVGWVKDGSGIAVPVVGTPKSVAGIRDVTIPPHIIPILHEHLTLHTGAGRRALVFPNSQGEHMHHGSLYKVFKPARAAAGRPDLRWHDLRHTGATLAAQAGATTKELMDRLGHTTAGVAMRYQHVADGRSAEIAQRLSQLALGHEPSRGDRPQPVRDEPTES; encoded by the coding sequence ATGACCTTCTCCACGAAGGGTGATGCGCAAGCCTGGCTCGCAACCCAGAGCGCTGCGGTCACCGAGCACCGATGGAGGCCGGATCCAGTCGAGCAGACCCAGGAGACCTTGGCCACCTATGCGCCACAGTGGCTGGCGATGCGAGACTTGAAGCCGCGCACCCGCTCCGAGTACCGGCGCAACATGAAGTCCTTCACCGAGCATCCAATCGGCTCGGTGCCCCTACCGAGCATCACTCGTCGGAGCGTCCGGGAGTGGTACGCCAGCCTCGATCCTTCCAAGCCCACCGCACGCGCCCACCGGTACGCGCTGCTCTCCACGATTCTCACCACGGCAGTGGAGGACGAGCTCATCACGGTGAACCCCGCACGCCTGCGTGGAGCAGGCCGGGCCAAGGCCACTGTCGCGATTCGCCCCGCGACAGTCGACGAGCTGCAACGGATCGCTGACGCCATGCCCGCGCGATACCGGGCCATGGTCCACGTGGCTGCCTGGTGCGCGCTCCGGTTCGGCGAACTGACAGAACTGCGCCGCGAGGACGTCGACCTCGCCCAAGGGGTGATTCGAGTTCGTCGCGCGGTCGGGTGGGTCAAGGACGGCAGCGGCATCGCGGTCCCGGTGGTCGGGACACCGAAGTCAGTTGCGGGCATTCGCGACGTCACCATCCCTCCGCACATCATTCCCATCCTGCACGAGCACCTTACGCTGCACACTGGCGCTGGACGTCGCGCTCTGGTCTTCCCCAACAGCCAAGGCGAGCACATGCACCACGGCTCCCTCTACAAGGTCTTCAAACCGGCACGAGCAGCCGCCGGACGTCCTGACCTGCGTTGGCATGACCTGCGTCACACTGGCGCGACCCTCGCGGCGCAGGCAGGCGCCACGACCAAGGAACTGATGGACAGGCTTGGCCACACCACAGCGGGTGTCGCCATGCGCTATCAGCACGTCGCTGATGGTCGATCCGCGGAGATTGCGCAACGCCTGTCCCAGCTGGCCCTGGGCCACGAGCCCTCGCGCGGTGACCGCCCACAGCCCGTCAGAGACGAGCCAACCGAATCTTGA
- a CDS encoding AMP-binding protein, giving the protein MTLYDLIFGGMGPAEGDGIAIDHTETGQLLTLAQVKAGVDAVASWLAAQELREGAVCAIALANCPEYAMAFHGILRAGCVVSPVNTAASAHEVARQLSITGARLVITSADLAGTVTRAMDLAGLPADNVVVVGACPDGLLAWDEVLRTPVALPTPTITPATDVACLPVSSGTSGLPKAVMLSHRNLVANVLQFSSALPSMGDDNSIVAFLPFSHIYALTTTMNYGLLRRFPLYTMSAFQAHLFLDIVATRRPTIIFVVPPVATFMSRNHAIDSVDWGSVRLVFSGAAPLDQPVGEAIERRLGTRVLQGYGMTELSPVTHVLPMERQDLELSSIGQAVANTTFRVVDPATGHDVSAAAPGTWSEPGELWVSGPQAMLGYLGEQDATAAVRDAEGWVHTGDLVQVDHEGTTRVVDRIKELIKRRGFQVPPAELESHLLAHPDVLAAAVLGIGQSSGDQVPHALLVLREGADPQAAPREVLHWVNEQVAQYKHLGGATVVHQIPLSASGKILRRQLPEVLAQARAASTSATWSTSLSPRPDRFTTMAASSPSSRASSMP; this is encoded by the coding sequence GTGACCCTCTATGACCTGATCTTCGGCGGCATGGGCCCGGCGGAGGGCGACGGCATCGCCATCGACCACACCGAGACCGGACAGCTCCTCACCCTGGCCCAGGTGAAGGCCGGCGTCGACGCCGTCGCGAGCTGGCTGGCCGCACAGGAACTCCGTGAGGGCGCGGTGTGCGCCATCGCCCTGGCCAACTGCCCCGAGTACGCCATGGCCTTCCACGGCATCCTGCGGGCGGGCTGCGTCGTGAGCCCGGTGAACACGGCCGCCTCGGCACACGAGGTGGCACGTCAGCTGTCCATCACCGGGGCGAGGCTGGTCATCACGAGCGCGGACCTGGCCGGCACGGTGACCCGGGCGATGGATCTTGCCGGACTGCCCGCGGACAATGTCGTGGTCGTCGGGGCATGCCCCGACGGACTGCTGGCCTGGGACGAGGTGCTCAGGACTCCCGTGGCGCTCCCGACGCCGACGATCACCCCCGCCACCGACGTCGCCTGCCTGCCCGTCTCGTCGGGAACCTCGGGGCTGCCGAAGGCCGTGATGCTCAGTCACCGCAATCTGGTGGCCAATGTGCTGCAGTTCTCGTCGGCGCTGCCGAGCATGGGCGATGACAATTCCATCGTGGCCTTCCTGCCCTTCAGTCACATCTATGCGTTGACCACGACGATGAACTACGGCCTGCTGCGGCGCTTCCCGCTCTACACGATGAGCGCCTTCCAGGCCCACCTCTTCCTGGACATCGTCGCAACCCGACGGCCGACGATCATCTTCGTCGTGCCGCCCGTGGCCACCTTCATGTCCCGCAACCACGCCATCGACTCGGTCGACTGGGGCTCGGTGCGTCTGGTCTTCTCCGGCGCGGCGCCGCTGGACCAACCGGTCGGTGAGGCCATCGAACGACGCCTGGGGACCCGTGTGCTGCAGGGATACGGCATGACCGAGCTGTCGCCGGTGACCCATGTGCTGCCGATGGAACGCCAGGATCTGGAGCTCAGCTCCATCGGGCAGGCCGTCGCGAACACCACCTTCCGCGTGGTGGACCCGGCCACCGGCCACGACGTGTCGGCGGCCGCGCCGGGTACCTGGTCCGAGCCGGGTGAGCTGTGGGTGAGTGGCCCGCAGGCCATGCTGGGATACCTGGGGGAGCAGGACGCCACCGCCGCCGTCCGGGATGCCGAGGGCTGGGTGCACACCGGAGACCTGGTGCAGGTGGACCACGAGGGCACCACGCGCGTGGTGGACAGGATCAAGGAACTCATCAAGCGTCGCGGCTTCCAGGTGCCGCCGGCGGAGCTGGAGAGCCACCTGCTGGCTCATCCCGACGTGCTGGCCGCGGCGGTCCTGGGGATTGGTCAGTCCAGCGGAGACCAGGTGCCCCATGCCCTGCTGGTCCTTCGTGAGGGAGCAGATCCGCAGGCGGCGCCTCGGGAGGTGCTGCACTGGGTCAACGAGCAGGTTGCCCAGTACAAGCACCTCGGGGGTGCCACCGTGGTCCACCAGATCCCCTTGTCGGCCTCCGGGAAGATCCTGCGCCGCCAACTGCCCGAGGTGCTGGCTCAGGCGCGGGCGGCGAGCACCTCCGCCACATGGTCGACGTCCTTGTCACCGCGCCCGGACAGGTTCACCACGATGGCGGCTTCCTCACCCAGCTCCCGGGCCAGCTCCATGCCGTAG
- a CDS encoding NERD domain-containing protein: MLSNGRWVEVTPSNHAHEQEGLQILRQLLPDEPPFRAWTNFEFKDGHGHWHEVDALVLGRRRLHLVELKYYSGLLQGTDADWFRSGHPAEKSPLLLARRKAQRFASKMKEQLVALERELGVQPGTYARLTPWVQESVFIHHPMIRSALVGSAGIGIFGLDDHEYQTHLAPISDRLLEESQGKPQLPDDIVGHLLARMGLVERRELTVGSWNLFERLEPTETHQDWLANHIAVTEERARIRFPILHDNDSAQHIADINKVVDHEYKVMQGLSHDGLLRPKELVVHEELGHGLVFPFDDKAERLDLWLARRGQTVSLDTRLSVIRQVAEALQYAHRNKVVHRGLSPYALWVRERPDGGVKVLVGELGSVGSAGDLATATRGVTVLHAQGIDEEEDQEAVFQAPEGVWSTTANRIRLDLFGLGATAYFVLTGHLPANDRNALLARLRDQSGLDISVDLPAASTELRNPGPSCPSQSSSSALACTGRSWAACRCSWSPAARSWSPAASSPAASAWFFSFPKGLRSTVRAGPGRASSPSLPIRTLMIFQIGGLFTRHRRVGGRCIRVGSEGHAGLGGSCSTVISPMRSSRLATSATVRRLTPVSVSTSFRDRTAPSPASIRATWEKTARSFWSRTFS, from the coding sequence GTGCTGTCGAATGGTCGATGGGTGGAGGTCACCCCGTCGAACCATGCGCACGAGCAGGAGGGCCTCCAGATCCTGCGGCAGCTGCTGCCCGACGAGCCGCCCTTCCGGGCCTGGACCAACTTCGAGTTCAAGGACGGCCACGGGCACTGGCACGAGGTGGATGCGTTGGTGCTGGGGCGGCGCCGGCTGCACCTGGTGGAGCTGAAGTACTACTCGGGGCTGCTGCAGGGCACTGACGCCGACTGGTTCCGCAGCGGCCATCCGGCGGAGAAGTCACCGCTGCTGCTGGCCCGCCGCAAGGCGCAGCGGTTCGCGTCGAAGATGAAGGAGCAGCTCGTCGCGTTGGAGCGTGAGCTGGGGGTCCAGCCCGGCACCTATGCCCGGCTCACGCCGTGGGTGCAGGAGTCGGTCTTCATCCACCACCCGATGATCCGCAGTGCCCTGGTGGGCAGTGCCGGCATCGGCATCTTCGGGCTGGACGATCACGAGTACCAGACGCACCTGGCCCCGATCTCGGATCGGCTGCTGGAGGAGTCGCAGGGCAAGCCGCAGCTGCCGGACGACATCGTCGGCCACCTGCTCGCCCGCATGGGCCTGGTGGAGCGCCGGGAACTCACCGTCGGCAGCTGGAACCTCTTCGAGCGGCTGGAGCCCACCGAGACCCACCAGGACTGGCTGGCCAATCACATTGCCGTCACCGAGGAGCGCGCGCGGATCCGCTTCCCGATCCTGCACGACAACGACTCCGCCCAGCACATCGCCGACATCAACAAGGTCGTCGACCACGAGTACAAGGTGATGCAGGGCCTGTCCCACGACGGCCTGCTGCGGCCCAAGGAACTCGTCGTGCACGAGGAACTGGGCCACGGCCTGGTCTTCCCTTTCGACGACAAGGCCGAACGGCTGGACCTGTGGCTGGCCCGCCGCGGCCAGACCGTCTCGCTGGACACCCGCTTGAGCGTGATCCGGCAGGTAGCCGAGGCGCTGCAGTACGCCCACCGCAACAAGGTGGTGCACCGCGGGCTGAGCCCCTACGCGCTGTGGGTGCGCGAGCGCCCTGACGGTGGCGTGAAGGTGCTGGTGGGGGAGTTGGGCAGCGTCGGCTCGGCCGGCGACCTCGCCACAGCCACCCGTGGTGTCACCGTGCTCCACGCCCAGGGCATCGACGAGGAGGAGGACCAGGAGGCTGTCTTCCAGGCCCCCGAGGGCGTCTGGTCGACCACGGCCAACCGGATCCGGCTGGACCTGTTCGGGCTGGGCGCCACCGCCTACTTCGTGCTCACCGGCCACCTGCCGGCCAATGACCGCAATGCCCTGCTGGCGCGGCTGCGCGACCAGTCCGGCCTCGACATCAGCGTCGACCTGCCCGCCGCCTCCACCGAGCTGCGCAACCCGGGCCCCTCGTGCCCTTCCCAGTCGTCATCCTCGGCGCTGGCTTGCACCGGCCGGTCCTGGGCCGCCTGTCGCTGCTCCTGGTCGCCAGCCGCCCGGTCCTGGTCACCAGCCGCCAGCTCCCCGGCCGCATCCGCCTGGTTCTTTTCATTCCCGAAGGGATTGAGATCTACGGTCCGGGCCGGGCCGGGCCGGGCCAGTAGCCCTTCCCTGCCCATCAGGACTCTCATGATCTTCCAGATTGGCGGACTTTTCACGCGGCACCGGCGTGTGGGAGGAAGGTGCATCCGTGTGGGCTCGGAGGGTCATGCAGGCCTTGGTGGGTCCTGCTCTACCGTCATCAGCCCCATGCGCTCCAGTCGCTTGGCCACGTCGGCCACCGTCCGGCGGTTGACTCCGGTCAGCGTTTCGACGTCCTTCAGGGACAGGACGGCGCCGTCGCCAGCGTCGATACGGGCCACCTGGGAGAAGACCGCGCGCTCGTTCTGGTCCAGGACCTTCTCGTAG
- the cmtR gene encoding Cd(II)/Pb(II)-sensing metalloregulatory transcriptional regulator CmtR: MLTIVSRLDVMNRLGRAMADPTRSRILMTLLGGPSYPAVLSRELELTRSNVSNHLTCLRDCGIVVAEPEGRQTRYEIADPHLAAALMSLIDVTLAVDEDAPCIDPACSVSGCCGTAVDA, encoded by the coding sequence ATGCTGACTATTGTTTCGCGCCTCGACGTCATGAACCGGCTCGGCCGGGCCATGGCGGACCCGACGCGCTCCAGGATCCTCATGACCCTGCTCGGCGGTCCGAGCTACCCGGCTGTGCTGTCGCGCGAGCTGGAGCTGACCCGCTCGAACGTGTCCAACCACCTGACCTGCCTGCGCGACTGCGGGATCGTCGTCGCCGAGCCCGAGGGGCGGCAAACCCGCTACGAGATCGCCGACCCGCACCTCGCCGCGGCGCTGATGTCCCTGATCGACGTCACGCTCGCGGTGGACGAGGACGCGCCGTGCATCGACCCGGCGTGCTCGGTGTCGGGATGCTGCGGGACGGCGGTGGACGCATGA
- a CDS encoding cation transporter: protein MSETLTTARRATLHRRVRFIVGFTITYNVIEAIVAVWAGVLASSAALIGFGLDSVVEVLSAAAIAWQFTRKDPEQWEKVTVKVIAVAFFALAAYVSVDAVLALVGQEGPDHSPLGLGITALSLVIMPLLAWIEVRTGRELGSKSVMADAKQLILCVYLSGAVFVGLILNSLFGWWWADSVAALVVAVLAVREGLEAWRGDVESPFEVLEDLEDEDDD from the coding sequence ATGAGCGAGACTCTGACCACCGCGCGCCGCGCGACCCTGCACCGCCGCGTCCGCTTCATCGTCGGGTTCACGATCACCTACAACGTCATCGAGGCCATCGTCGCCGTCTGGGCGGGCGTCCTCGCGTCGTCCGCGGCGCTGATCGGCTTCGGGCTCGACTCGGTGGTCGAGGTGCTCTCGGCCGCTGCCATCGCCTGGCAGTTCACCCGCAAGGACCCGGAGCAGTGGGAGAAGGTCACGGTCAAGGTGATCGCCGTCGCCTTCTTCGCTCTGGCGGCCTACGTCTCGGTCGATGCGGTGCTGGCCCTGGTCGGCCAAGAGGGTCCCGATCACAGCCCGCTGGGCCTCGGCATCACAGCGCTGAGCCTGGTCATCATGCCGCTGCTGGCGTGGATCGAGGTCCGGACCGGGCGAGAGCTGGGCTCCAAGAGCGTGATGGCCGACGCCAAGCAGCTCATCCTCTGCGTCTACCTCTCCGGCGCGGTGTTCGTCGGCCTCATCCTGAACAGCCTGTTCGGCTGGTGGTGGGCCGACTCCGTCGCGGCGCTTGTCGTGGCGGTGCTCGCGGTGCGCGAGGGCCTGGAGGCATGGCGCGGCGACGTCGAGTCGCCGTTCGAGGTGCTGGAGGACCTCGAGGACGAGGACGACGACTGA
- a CDS encoding 6-phospho-beta-glucosidase, whose amino-acid sequence MKLTILGGGGFRVPLVHRALMADHSDERVTELRLHDVDRGRLDAIAAVLTEQSVGVAGAPRLVVAEDLASALAGTDFVFSAMRVGGTDGRALDEGICLGHGIIGQETVGAGGISYALRGIPVALQVAEAIREHCPEAWVINFTNPAGVVTQVMRGVLGERVVGICDSPVGLARRVLTTLQDAGLAPADAGPVGLGDSRVRLDYLGLNHLGWLQGLLVDGTDVLPSLLERPDLIESFEEGRLFGTPLVQALGQVPNEYLHYYYFTREDLATDLAAENPRGKFLQQQQDGFYAAVAALDGRPGAHALWERTRMEREVTYMASNREAAGGFERDEADLQTGGYDQVALAIMHAIANDVPAELVLNVPNRGVIPELDDDDIIELPCRIDASGIQTLPTRGLPDHARGLVVNAKYVEHQMIEAATTGSRTAALRALLQHPLVDSFAVAQRVLDEMQAGFPELDYLA is encoded by the coding sequence ATGAAGTTGACGATCCTCGGCGGTGGTGGTTTCCGGGTGCCGCTGGTGCATCGGGCGCTGATGGCCGACCACTCCGATGAACGTGTCACCGAGCTTCGCCTCCACGACGTCGACCGCGGCCGTCTGGACGCCATTGCCGCCGTGCTGACCGAGCAGTCCGTCGGCGTTGCGGGGGCACCCCGCCTCGTGGTGGCCGAGGACCTGGCCTCCGCCCTGGCCGGAACGGACTTCGTCTTCTCTGCGATGCGCGTCGGCGGAACCGACGGGCGCGCCCTCGACGAGGGCATCTGCCTGGGGCACGGCATCATCGGGCAGGAGACGGTGGGTGCCGGGGGGATCTCCTACGCACTGCGCGGGATCCCCGTCGCGCTGCAGGTGGCAGAGGCCATCCGGGAGCACTGCCCCGAGGCCTGGGTGATCAACTTCACCAACCCAGCCGGGGTGGTCACCCAGGTGATGCGCGGCGTGCTGGGTGAACGGGTGGTGGGGATCTGCGACTCCCCCGTCGGACTTGCCCGCCGAGTACTGACCACCCTGCAGGATGCCGGCCTGGCGCCCGCAGATGCCGGCCCCGTGGGGCTCGGTGACTCCAGGGTAAGGCTGGACTACCTGGGGCTCAACCACCTCGGCTGGTTGCAGGGGCTGCTGGTGGACGGCACCGACGTGCTCCCCTCGCTGCTGGAACGTCCGGACCTGATCGAGAGCTTCGAGGAGGGCCGGCTCTTCGGCACACCGCTGGTACAGGCACTGGGGCAGGTGCCCAATGAATACCTGCACTACTACTACTTCACCCGCGAGGACCTGGCCACGGACCTGGCCGCAGAGAACCCCCGCGGGAAGTTCCTCCAGCAGCAGCAGGACGGCTTCTATGCCGCGGTGGCCGCCCTCGATGGCAGGCCCGGCGCCCATGCGCTGTGGGAGCGGACCCGAATGGAGCGCGAGGTCACCTACATGGCCAGCAACCGGGAGGCCGCCGGGGGTTTCGAGCGTGACGAGGCGGACCTGCAGACCGGCGGCTATGACCAGGTGGCGCTGGCCATCATGCACGCCATCGCCAATGATGTGCCCGCCGAGCTGGTGCTCAATGTCCCCAACCGCGGCGTGATCCCGGAACTGGACGATGACGACATCATCGAGTTGCCCTGCCGGATCGATGCGTCGGGCATCCAGACCCTGCCCACACGCGGGCTGCCCGACCATGCCCGCGGGCTGGTGGTCAACGCCAAGTACGTCGAGCACCAGATGATCGAGGCGGCCACCACCGGCTCCCGGACCGCGGCGCTGCGAGCACTCCTGCAGCACCCGCTGGTGGACTCCTTCGCCGTCGCCCAGCGGGTTCTCGACGAGATGCAGGCCGGCTTCCCGGAGCTCGACTACCTGGCCTGA
- the trpB gene encoding tryptophan synthase subunit beta, which translates to MTTSNATDPQQPGRFGPYGGSHLPPHLEAPMAEVAAAYESARQDPAFMDEYQVLLAKYVGRPSLLYRADRLTEHVGGARIYLKREDLNHTGSHKINHCLGEGLLARRMGKSKVIAETGAGQHGVALATAAALLGLECEIHMGAIDVAKQHPNVVRMELLGAKVVSVTTGGASLKEAVDSAFEVYAANADQYLFAIGSVVGPHPYPSMVRDFQSVVGREARAQFLAAEERLPDAAVACVGGGSNAMGLFSGFLEDPEVALYGVEPAGEGLETGRHAATMSKGTPGILHGMATRVLQDANGEPAAVHSIASGLDYPGVGPQHVFLNESGRARYVAVTDEQTLDAFTTLTRVEGIIPALESSHAVAYGMELARELGEEAAIVVNLSGRGDKDVDHVAEVLAARA; encoded by the coding sequence ATGACCACCAGCAATGCCACCGATCCCCAGCAGCCCGGCCGGTTCGGCCCCTATGGTGGCTCGCACCTGCCACCCCATCTGGAAGCACCGATGGCCGAGGTTGCAGCGGCCTACGAGTCGGCCCGACAGGACCCGGCCTTCATGGACGAGTACCAGGTGCTGCTGGCCAAGTACGTCGGCCGCCCCTCGCTCCTCTACCGCGCCGACCGGCTCACCGAGCACGTCGGTGGCGCACGGATCTACCTCAAGCGCGAGGACCTGAACCACACCGGGAGCCACAAGATCAACCACTGCCTGGGCGAGGGCCTGCTGGCCCGACGGATGGGCAAGAGCAAGGTGATCGCCGAGACGGGCGCCGGCCAGCACGGCGTCGCGCTGGCGACAGCGGCCGCCCTGCTGGGGCTGGAGTGCGAGATCCACATGGGAGCGATCGACGTCGCCAAGCAGCACCCCAATGTGGTGCGGATGGAACTGCTCGGTGCCAAGGTGGTCAGCGTCACCACGGGAGGCGCCTCACTCAAGGAGGCCGTCGACTCTGCCTTCGAGGTCTATGCGGCCAATGCGGACCAGTACCTGTTCGCCATCGGCTCGGTCGTCGGGCCGCACCCCTACCCGTCGATGGTGCGGGACTTCCAGTCCGTGGTGGGCCGGGAGGCACGAGCCCAGTTCCTGGCCGCCGAGGAGCGTCTCCCGGACGCGGCCGTGGCCTGTGTCGGGGGCGGTTCCAATGCGATGGGGCTGTTCTCGGGCTTCCTGGAGGATCCAGAGGTTGCGCTCTACGGCGTCGAGCCCGCTGGTGAGGGACTGGAGACCGGCCGGCATGCCGCGACGATGAGCAAGGGCACCCCGGGAATCCTGCACGGCATGGCCACTCGCGTCCTGCAGGACGCGAATGGCGAACCCGCCGCGGTGCATTCCATTGCCTCGGGCCTGGACTACCCCGGCGTGGGGCCGCAGCACGTCTTCCTGAACGAGTCCGGGCGGGCACGCTATGTCGCGGTGACCGATGAGCAGACGCTCGACGCCTTCACCACGCTCACCCGGGTCGAGGGGATCATCCCTGCGCTGGAGAGCTCGCATGCCGTGGCCTACGGCATGGAGCTGGCCCGGGAGCTGGGTGAGGAAGCCGCCATCGTGGTGAACCTGTCCGGGCGCGGTGACAAGGACGTCGACCATGTGGCGGAGGTGCTCGCCGCCCGCGCCTGA
- a CDS encoding ArdC-like ssDNA-binding domain-containing protein codes for MARRPPSETQKAERAEQLEHLHAQIADKVANLTTSGQWQAWLRVASRFHQYSFNNTILIWTQRPDATLVAGYTTWQKSFHRQVTRGEHGIRILAPVTRRLPKLKPDGTPVLDDKGKPVMATQIVGVKPTSVFDISQTTGDPVPEPPRPALLTGRAPEGLWQSLASLVHAQGFRLERGDCRGANGYTDYTSRTVKVRDDVDDAQAVKTLAHELGHVLLHQPTTDGAPVCRDRREVEAESVAYLVTAAHGLDSSQYTFTYVACWAEQALPHHKEGTTIADVIHTTGNRVLKTAHQILDATAAPDNTQPIGQALTEAVTRNVAADRTALLLEEAGSPVALQAAAISRPAHQVEVSRSSLRRGSSPAAPPR; via the coding sequence ATGGCCCGCCGACCACCCAGCGAAACCCAGAAGGCAGAACGAGCAGAACAACTCGAGCACCTGCACGCGCAGATCGCCGACAAGGTCGCCAACCTCACCACATCGGGCCAGTGGCAGGCGTGGCTGCGCGTCGCCAGCCGCTTCCACCAGTACAGCTTCAACAACACCATCCTGATCTGGACCCAACGGCCCGACGCCACCCTGGTCGCCGGCTACACCACCTGGCAGAAGAGCTTCCACCGCCAGGTCACCCGCGGCGAACACGGCATCCGCATCCTCGCACCCGTCACCCGCCGCCTCCCCAAACTCAAGCCCGACGGCACACCCGTGCTCGATGACAAGGGCAAACCGGTGATGGCCACCCAGATCGTCGGGGTCAAGCCGACCAGCGTCTTCGACATCAGCCAAACCACCGGCGACCCCGTCCCGGAACCGCCCCGCCCCGCCCTGCTGACCGGCCGGGCCCCGGAGGGTCTCTGGCAATCCCTCGCCAGCTTGGTCCACGCGCAGGGCTTCCGCCTGGAGCGGGGCGACTGCCGCGGCGCGAACGGGTACACCGACTACACCTCCCGAACCGTCAAGGTCCGCGACGACGTCGACGACGCCCAAGCCGTCAAGACCCTCGCCCACGAACTCGGTCACGTCCTACTCCACCAGCCCACCACCGACGGCGCCCCGGTCTGTCGGGACAGGCGCGAGGTCGAAGCCGAATCCGTCGCCTACCTCGTAACCGCCGCCCACGGCCTCGACAGCAGCCAGTACACCTTCACCTACGTCGCCTGCTGGGCCGAACAAGCCCTCCCCCACCACAAGGAAGGCACCACCATCGCAGACGTCATCCACACCACCGGCAACCGCGTCCTCAAGACCGCGCACCAGATCCTCGACGCCACCGCCGCACCAGACAACACCCAGCCCATAGGCCAAGCCTTGACAGAGGCTGTCACCCGCAACGTCGCGGCGGACCGCACGGCGCTGCTGCTCGAAGAGGCCGGCTCCCCGGTGGCACTCCAGGCAGCGGCCATCTCGAGACCGGCCCATCAGGTTGAGGTGTCGCGGTCATCCCTTCGCCGTGGGAGCAGTCCTGCAGCTCCACCTCGGTGA
- a CDS encoding N,N-dimethylformamidase beta subunit family domain-containing protein has product MAEVVDFAESTMKAAIFSVMQIPGMKRSHFATGFTSLPTGVMERLAEDPTHWLFAGTGAKRGSTYPGLVGVEIDRAYPFSPATTRILAHSPVACADRGTTHSDLTVYTAASGAAVVSVGTMNWRSGISSDAPAPAHIPGSSVAFATRVTRNLLTEMARGPIGKDHPQRANLAQYRPSASTGTGTGGAVTGVQAR; this is encoded by the coding sequence GTGGCGGAGGTCGTCGACTTCGCAGAGTCGACGATGAAGGCGGCCATCTTCTCAGTCATGCAGATCCCCGGGATGAAGCGCAGCCATTTCGCGACGGGCTTCACGAGCTTGCCTACGGGCGTCATGGAACGGTTGGCGGAGGATCCCACCCATTGGTTGTTCGCGGGAACCGGCGCGAAGCGGGGCTCCACCTACCCGGGGCTGGTGGGCGTCGAGATCGACCGTGCCTACCCCTTCTCCCCGGCGACCACGCGCATCCTCGCGCACTCGCCCGTCGCCTGCGCGGACAGGGGAACCACCCACTCGGACCTCACGGTGTACACCGCTGCCTCAGGCGCCGCGGTGGTGTCCGTCGGGACGATGAACTGGCGCAGCGGGATCAGCTCCGATGCACCGGCACCCGCCCACATACCGGGCTCCAGCGTGGCCTTCGCGACGCGGGTGACACGCAACCTGCTCACCGAGATGGCTCGCGGTCCCATCGGCAAGGACCATCCACAGCGGGCCAATCTTGCCCAGTACCGGCCCTCGGCCAGCACCGGAACCGGCACGGGTGGAGCGGTGACGGGAGTTCAGGCCAGGTAG